The following is a genomic window from Citrifermentans bemidjiense Bem.
TCATCGCCGCCGTTAACGGCCCGGCGATAGGCGCCGGCTTCGACCTCGCCAACATGTGCGACATCCGCCTCGCCTCGACCCGCGCCAAGGTGGGGGAGACCTTCATCAACCTGGGCATCACCCCCGGTGACGGTGGCGCCTGGTTCATGCAGCGGCTGATGGGTTACCAAAGGGCCGCGGAGCTCACCTTCACCGGCCGCGTCGTCGAGGCCGCCGAGGCGCTAAAGCTCGGCATCTTCCTGGAGGTTTTGGAGCCGGAAGAGCTGATGCCGCGCACCATGGAACTCGCGCGCCAGATCGCCTCCAAGCCCCCGGTCACCCTGAGGCTCACCAAGCGGATGATGAAACTGGCCCAGAGAAGCGACCTTCCCGACTTCCTCGACCTTTGCGCCTGCTTCCAGTCCCTGGCGCACCACACAGACGATCACATCGAGGCGGTGAACGCCTTTTTGGACAAGAGAGATCCGCACTACAAGGGGGAATGATCTTGTTGACCAGATCGGGAGTCGAACAAGGGAGCGCTCCGGCCCAGGGGGCCGGTTTCATCGACGTGCACACGCACTGCTTCACCGGCAGCGCCCGGGCGCAGCAGGTGCTGGAGCAAAGCGGAGAGCTGCGCCGGAGCGGCTTCTCCCACATTGTCGCCATCGGCATGGTCAACACCCGCCTGAGTCATGAGGAAATCAGGAACCTGATTCCCGACTGGGTCGAAAACCGGGGCAACCCCCTGTACCACGAGCTGGACGAGCTTTTGGAGCACGCCCGCCGCTCCGACGGCTTCATCATTCCGTTGGTCGACACCCGTGCCCTTTGGGGCGACGTTGCCGGCACCCTCAGCGGCTACATCGAGCAGGGGGTGCGCGGCATCAAGGGGATCTGGCTCACCGACGTAAACGACATCGGGGTGAAGGGGGTCCCGAAGACCTTCGGCATCACGCTCAAGGAATACCGGCGGCGCGAGTGGGAGATCTTCTCCTACGCGCAGGAAAACGACCTGCCGCTGCTCTACCACATGGACGCCCGCGAGCATGCCGACACTATGGCCGCAATGGTGCAGGACTTCCCCCGGGTGCGGGTGAACTTCCCGCATTTCGGCATCGGCCGCAAGCCGTTCGCGAAGATCCTCGACGACCACCCGGGGGTCTACACCGATATGGCGAACCTGCTCCCCCACCTGAAGAAGAACCCGGAAAGCTACCGGGACTTCATCATTCATTACCAGGACCAAGTCTGCCTGGGGAGCGACACCTTCATGTACGACTTGGGCGCCATCGTCCAGTACCTGGAAGCCCTGCGCGGGCTCGGCTTATCCGAAGAAGTGCTGCACAAGGTCTGCAGCGTCAACCCCAGGGCCTTTCTGGGCAAGGCGCTGCCACAAGCAACCCTCTAACCGGTTCCCCCCAGTCCCACCAACCCCGCTAGCCTCACGAACTCCACCAGGTCCACCAGGTCCACCAGGTCCACCAGGTCCACCAGGTCCACCAGGTCCACCAGGTCCACCAGGTCCACCAGGTCCACCAGGTCCACCAGGTCCATTTTTACGCAAATATAAAACCGTTTTTTTTCTGTTGACAGCAAAATGGTATTGTAGTACTTATTTACCAAAAGGTGGACGCCGCGCCTGATCAGACCCGGCCGAAGCGGCTGGATTAAGAGGAGAACGAAATGTCAGATGTCTATGTCATCGAATCACTGCGTACCCCGTTGGGCTCCTTCGGCGGAGCGCTGAGCGACGTAGAAGCGCCGCGTCTCGCCGCCACCGTCATCACCGGCATCATGGAACGCACAGGGCTTCCCGCTGAAGCCATCGACGAGGTGATTGTCGGCCAGGTTCTCTCCGGCGGCTCGGGGCAGGCTCCCGCGCGTCAGGCCATGCGCTATGCGGGGCTCCCCGACACGGTCCCCGCCCTCACCATCAACAAGGTCTGCGGCTCGGGCCTTAAAGCCATCATGCTCGGCGCCGGTTCCATCAAGCTTGGCGACGCCCAACTGGTGCTCGCGGGCGGCATGGAGAACATGTCACTTGCCCCCTACGCGCTCAGCAAAGGTCGCTACGGCTACCGCATGGGGAACGGCGAGATGCTGGACCTGCTGGTCCACGACGGCCTGACCGACCCCTACAGCGGCAAGCACATGGGGGTGATAGCGGAGCAAAGCGCCGGCGACAACAAGCTGGACCGCACCCTCCAGGACAGCTTCGCGCTCGCCTCCTATCAGAAGGCTCAAGCGGCTCTGAAAGACGGGATCTTCAACGACGAGATAGTCCCGGTGGTGAAGAAGACGCGCCAGGGCGAGGTGGTCGTCCGCGAGGACGAGGAGCCGCACAAGGTCGACTTCAAGAAACTCCCGGAGCTCCGCGCCGCCTTCCAAAAGGACGGCACCATCACCGCGGGTAACGCCTCTACCATCAACGACGGCGCCGCCATGGCGCTTCTGGCGAGCGGCGAGGCCGTGGCCAAATACGGGCTGAAGCCCAAAGCCCGCCTGGTCGCCTACGCCACCAACAGCGTCCATCCCGACCAGTTCGCCGAAGCCCCGGTAGGCGCCATCGCCAAGGTCTGCGCCAAGGCCGGGCTCACTACCGACGACATCGACCTCTTCGAGATCAATGAGGCCTTCGCCGCGGTCCCGCTCATCGCCTGCCAAAGGCTGCGCCTCGATCCGGAGCGCGTCAACGTGAACGGCGGCGCGGTGGCGCTCGGCCACCCGCTAGGCGCAAGCGGTGCGCGCATCACCGCCACCTTGGTGCGGGAACTTCACAAACGCAAACAACGCTACGGTCTCGCCACCCTCTGCATAGGCGGCGGCGAGGCGGTCGCGGTAATCCTGGAAAGGGTTTAGGAGGGGTCATGATCAAGAAGGTCGGAGTACTCGGCGCGGGGCAGATGGGAAGCGGTATCGCACAGGTCTTGGCCCAGCGCGAAACGGAAGTCTACCTCTACGACATAGCGGAGGCCCAGCTTTCCAAGGCCCATGCCGGTATCGCCAAGAACCTGGAGCGCCAGGTGCAGAAGGGGCAGCTGGACGCGGCCTCGGTGAGCCAGGTGATGGGAATGATCCGCACCACCCGCTCGCTGAACGACCTGGCCGGCTGCGATCTCGCCATCGAGGCGGTCACCGAGAAGGAGACGCTCAAACTGGAGATCTTCAAAAAGCTCGACGAGACGCTGAAGCCGGAGGCCATCCTCGCCTCCAACACCTCGTCCATCCCCATCACCCGCATAGCGGCGGTGACCGGGAGACCGGACCGCGTCATCGGCATGCACTTCATGAACCCGGTGCCGGTGATGAAGCTGGTCGAGGTGATCCGCGGGCTTGCCACCAGCGAGGAAACCTTCCAGGCGATCTCGCAGCTCGTGACGCGGCTCGACAAGGAGATGGCGGTCTCCGCCGACTACCCTGGCTTCATCGTGAACCGCATCCTCATCCCCATGATCAACGAGGCCGCCTTCGCCCTCTTCGAGGGGATCGCCACCGCGGAGGACATCGACAAGGCCATGAAACTCGGTACCAATCAGCCCATGGGTCCGCTCACCCTGGCCGACTTCATCGGCCTCGACACCTGCCTCGCCATCATGGAGGTGCTCTACCAGGGGTTCAAGGATCCCAAGTACCGTCCCTGCCCGCTGCTGGCCAAGATGGTCGAAGCGGGCTACCTGGGCAAAAAGAGCGGCAGAGGGTTCTACAACTACGCGTAAAAGAGGTGTGCCATGTACGAAGATCTGCTGCTGGAAAAAAAGGACGGGATCGCGCTGCTTCAGATCAACCGTCCCAAGGCGATGAACAGCCTGAACGACGCCGTGCTGGACCAGTTGCTGCACGCCTTTGAGGTGCTCGTCCTGGACCGCGAGGTGCGGGTGGTGGTCTTGACCGGTGCGGGAGAGAAGGCCTTCGTCGCCGGGGCCGACATCGCCGAGATGAAGAGCCTCAACGTGGAGCAGGCGCTCGCCTTCTCCCGCAAGGGACAGCAGCTGGTGCAGCTGATCGGGAAGGTCCCCAAGCCGGTGATCGCCGCCGTGAACGGCTTCGCGCTCGGGGGGGGGCTTGAGCTGGCGATGGCCTGCGATTTCGCCTACGCCGCGGAGAAAACGAAGATCGGCCTCCCCGAGGTCACCCTGGGTATCATCCCGGGTTTCGGCGGCACCCAAAGCATGGCGCGCCTGATTGGCCGCAGCCGGGCCAACGAGCTGATCTTCTCCGGCAGGCTGATCACAGCCGCCGAGGCGAAGAACTGGGGGCTATTCTGCGCCGTATTCCCGGCTCAAAACCTCATGGCCGAGGTCATGGCGACCGCCGCCCAGATCGCCGGCAACTCCCGCCTGGGTGTGGCCCATGCAAAAGACGCGGTGAAAAGCGGGCTGGAGATGAGCGTCGCCGAAGGGATGGGGTACGAGGCTTTGCACTTCGCCTCGCTCTTCGCCACTTTAGACCAGAAGGAAGGGATGACCGCCTTCCTCGAAAAGAGAAAACCCGCCTTCGTCGGAGCTTGAGGCAGCCAACGCCGCTTCCACATCCCTCACCCCCGCCCCTCTCCCAGAGGGCGAGGGGAGAATCTCGATGAACCGACCGTCGTCCATCCCCTCTCCCTCTGGGAGAGGGTGGCCGAAGGCCGGGTGAGGGAGATGCCACGAAGAGATCCGACAGATTTTGACGC
Proteins encoded in this region:
- a CDS encoding thiolase family protein, with protein sequence MSDVYVIESLRTPLGSFGGALSDVEAPRLAATVITGIMERTGLPAEAIDEVIVGQVLSGGSGQAPARQAMRYAGLPDTVPALTINKVCGSGLKAIMLGAGSIKLGDAQLVLAGGMENMSLAPYALSKGRYGYRMGNGEMLDLLVHDGLTDPYSGKHMGVIAEQSAGDNKLDRTLQDSFALASYQKAQAALKDGIFNDEIVPVVKKTRQGEVVVREDEEPHKVDFKKLPELRAAFQKDGTITAGNASTINDGAAMALLASGEAVAKYGLKPKARLVAYATNSVHPDQFAEAPVGAIAKVCAKAGLTTDDIDLFEINEAFAAVPLIACQRLRLDPERVNVNGGAVALGHPLGASGARITATLVRELHKRKQRYGLATLCIGGGEAVAVILERV
- a CDS encoding enoyl-CoA hydratase-related protein, coding for MPKLKDCTLTLEDRVAVLTFQRDDVRNALTGTALTEDIITTVNWVNSEDRVSVLVLTGAGSAFSSGGNVKEMQSQSGTFEGSPVQVQDKYRRGIQQIPLVLHKAEIPVIAAVNGPAIGAGFDLANMCDIRLASTRAKVGETFINLGITPGDGGAWFMQRLMGYQRAAELTFTGRVVEAAEALKLGIFLEVLEPEELMPRTMELARQIASKPPVTLRLTKRMMKLAQRSDLPDFLDLCACFQSLAHHTDDHIEAVNAFLDKRDPHYKGE
- a CDS encoding 3-hydroxybutyryl-CoA dehydrogenase, which translates into the protein MIKKVGVLGAGQMGSGIAQVLAQRETEVYLYDIAEAQLSKAHAGIAKNLERQVQKGQLDAASVSQVMGMIRTTRSLNDLAGCDLAIEAVTEKETLKLEIFKKLDETLKPEAILASNTSSIPITRIAAVTGRPDRVIGMHFMNPVPVMKLVEVIRGLATSEETFQAISQLVTRLDKEMAVSADYPGFIVNRILIPMINEAAFALFEGIATAEDIDKAMKLGTNQPMGPLTLADFIGLDTCLAIMEVLYQGFKDPKYRPCPLLAKMVEAGYLGKKSGRGFYNYA
- a CDS encoding enoyl-CoA hydratase/isomerase family protein; translation: MYEDLLLEKKDGIALLQINRPKAMNSLNDAVLDQLLHAFEVLVLDREVRVVVLTGAGEKAFVAGADIAEMKSLNVEQALAFSRKGQQLVQLIGKVPKPVIAAVNGFALGGGLELAMACDFAYAAEKTKIGLPEVTLGIIPGFGGTQSMARLIGRSRANELIFSGRLITAAEAKNWGLFCAVFPAQNLMAEVMATAAQIAGNSRLGVAHAKDAVKSGLEMSVAEGMGYEALHFASLFATLDQKEGMTAFLEKRKPAFVGA
- a CDS encoding amidohydrolase family protein; this encodes MILLTRSGVEQGSAPAQGAGFIDVHTHCFTGSARAQQVLEQSGELRRSGFSHIVAIGMVNTRLSHEEIRNLIPDWVENRGNPLYHELDELLEHARRSDGFIIPLVDTRALWGDVAGTLSGYIEQGVRGIKGIWLTDVNDIGVKGVPKTFGITLKEYRRREWEIFSYAQENDLPLLYHMDAREHADTMAAMVQDFPRVRVNFPHFGIGRKPFAKILDDHPGVYTDMANLLPHLKKNPESYRDFIIHYQDQVCLGSDTFMYDLGAIVQYLEALRGLGLSEEVLHKVCSVNPRAFLGKALPQATL